A single region of the Oryzias melastigma strain HK-1 linkage group LG23, ASM292280v2, whole genome shotgun sequence genome encodes:
- the LOC112156681 gene encoding protein mono-ADP-ribosyltransferase PARP11 isoform X1 — protein sequence MSPRLWFKHCSSMLDLAMLAIRSSEEESPEMEEMDTSESNWCWFYLAECGVWHMFEIDPSAACSVTSAQIEQCYNRNQRGIMEFYTAKYTYRLDFSVMRQINVTTGKQRPIKRSLHSATGFRFICDNLALPVPCHWERINTDEPYQLIQLGRDTYEFKEVARLYERTMDHPIKSIQRIQNLDLWEFFCRKKTQLRKVKRTLDIEERMLFHGTGHSNIQAICTFNFDWRLTGSHGDVYGKGSYFARDAKYSSKFCLTTGKHNTTLQRHGLTPPIFASEPHFKTMFLARVLVGEYTVGHPVYCRPPSKDASFTNFYDSCVDDMANPKIYVIFDSNQIYPEYLIEFY from the exons ATGTCCCCGCGACTATGGTTTAAACACTGCTCGTCAATGTTAG ATTTAGCTATGTTAGCCATCAGGTCGTCAGAGGAGGAGTCCCCTGAGATGGAGGAGATGGACACCTCCGAATCCAATTGGTGCTGGTTCTACTTAGCAGAGTGTGGAGTGTGGCATATGTTTGAG ATTGATCCCAGCGCGGCCTGTTCAGTGACGAGCGCTCAGATCGAACAGTGCTACAACAGGAACCAGCGCGGGATCATGGAATTTTACACCGCCAAGTACACGTACAGACTCGACTTCTCGG TCATGCGACAGATAAATGTGACAACCGGAAAGCAACGGCCAATCAAACGCTCCCTCCATTCTGCAACTGGCTTCAG GTTTATCTGTGATAACTTGGCCTTACCCGTTCCTTGTCACTGGGAGAGGATCAATACAGACGAGCCGtaccag CTTATTCAGCTTGGCAGAGACACATATGAGTTTAAAGAAGTAGCCAGACTTTACGAAAGGACCATGGATCATCCAATCAAATCTATCCAGAGGATCCAGAACTTAGACTTGTGGGAGTTTTTCTGCAG GAAGAAAACACAGCTACGAAAAGTCAAGCGAACGTTGGATATTGAGGAGCGAATGTTGTTTCACGGCACAGGACACAGCAACATACAAGCTATATGTACATTTAACTTTGACTGGCGGCTAACGGGGAGTCACGGCGACGTTTACGGGAAAG GGAGCTACTTTGCCCGCGATGCCAAATACTCCAGTAAGTTTTGCCTCACCACAGGGAAACACAACACCACCTTACAGAGACACGGACTCACGCCGCCTATATTTGCCAGCGAGCCGCATTTTAAGACCATGTTCCTGGCCAGAGTACTCGTCGGCGAGTACACGGTGGGCCATCCCGTGTACTGCAGACCCCCCTCCAAGGACGCCAGCTTCACTAACTTTTACGACAGCTGCGTGGACGACATGGCCAATCCAaagatttatgtcatttttgacAGCAATCAGATTTATCCAGAGTATCTGATTGAATTCTACTGA
- the LOC112156681 gene encoding protein mono-ADP-ribosyltransferase PARP11 isoform X2 has product MSPRLWFKHCSSMLDLAMLAIRSSEEESPEMEEMDTSESNWCWFYLAECGVWHMFEIDPSAACSVTSAQIEQCYNRNQRGIMEFYTAKYTYRLDFSVMRQINVTTGKQRPIKRSLHSATGFRFICDNLALPVPCHWERINTDEPYQLIQLGRDTYEFKEVARLYERTMDHPIKSIQRIQNLDLWEFFCRKKTQLRKVKRTLDIEERMLFHGTGHSNIQAICTFNFDWRLTGSHGDVYGKGSYFARDAKYSIGATPGGSIKVPLEQLKKQNLLNKEHCSTHISLSLNHLLILARYMWNSRNKSHSCSF; this is encoded by the exons ATGTCCCCGCGACTATGGTTTAAACACTGCTCGTCAATGTTAG ATTTAGCTATGTTAGCCATCAGGTCGTCAGAGGAGGAGTCCCCTGAGATGGAGGAGATGGACACCTCCGAATCCAATTGGTGCTGGTTCTACTTAGCAGAGTGTGGAGTGTGGCATATGTTTGAG ATTGATCCCAGCGCGGCCTGTTCAGTGACGAGCGCTCAGATCGAACAGTGCTACAACAGGAACCAGCGCGGGATCATGGAATTTTACACCGCCAAGTACACGTACAGACTCGACTTCTCGG TCATGCGACAGATAAATGTGACAACCGGAAAGCAACGGCCAATCAAACGCTCCCTCCATTCTGCAACTGGCTTCAG GTTTATCTGTGATAACTTGGCCTTACCCGTTCCTTGTCACTGGGAGAGGATCAATACAGACGAGCCGtaccag CTTATTCAGCTTGGCAGAGACACATATGAGTTTAAAGAAGTAGCCAGACTTTACGAAAGGACCATGGATCATCCAATCAAATCTATCCAGAGGATCCAGAACTTAGACTTGTGGGAGTTTTTCTGCAG GAAGAAAACACAGCTACGAAAAGTCAAGCGAACGTTGGATATTGAGGAGCGAATGTTGTTTCACGGCACAGGACACAGCAACATACAAGCTATATGTACATTTAACTTTGACTGGCGGCTAACGGGGAGTCACGGCGACGTTTACGGGAAAG GGAGCTACTTTGCCCGCGATGCCAAATACTCCA TTGGAGCGACTCCAGGTGGATCTATCAAAGTGCCTTTGGAGCAGCTGAAAAAGCAGAATCTTCTGAATAAAGAGCATTGTTCCACGCACATTTCACTCAGTTTGAACCACCTACTGATACTTGCTCGTTACATGTGGAACAGTCGAAACAAGAGTCATTCCTGCAGCTTTTAG
- the LOC112156689 gene encoding protein mono-ADP-ribosyltransferase PARP11, with translation MWRYEGVEHMDTSDTPWCWFYLADCGRWHQFEEDVDGFLSSQDLEKCYLRDPKGILRNFCQNTMIDFSAMLQTDLTTGMQRRIKRDHGIKRSCSCFSSAPVFWDRMDASTAYQLTPLSQVTAEYQTVADFVVQEGLLNKTIVGLYRIQNFDLWEIFCRKRKQLMRLHGVHKFPERRLFHGTDVKNVHNICKYNFDLHLAGQNGHAFGTGIYFARCASFADKYSPSCSDPVALFGGATLSGNYKIQFLARVLVGKSQVGQPNFKKPDHGKAENKHNSCVDDVKHPKIFVIFDPNQIYPEYLIQYQ, from the exons ATGTGGAGATATGAAGGCGTGGAACACATGGACACATCCGACACCCCTTGGTGTTGGTTTTACCTGGCTGACTGTGGGAGGTGGCACCAGTTTGAG GAGGATGTCGACGGTTTCCTCAGCAGCCAAGATCTAGAAAAGTGTTACCTGAGAGATCCAAAAGGAATTTTGAGGAACTTTTGTCAGAACACCATGATTGATTTCTCAG CAATGCTGCAGACTGACCTTACCACAGGAATGCAGAGGCGAATCAAACGAGACCACGGCATCAAGAGAAG CTGTTCCTGCTTTAGTTCCGCACCTGTGTTCTGGGACAGGATGGATGCTTCCACTGCATATCAG CTAACCCCTCTGAGTCAAGTCACGGCTGAATACCAGACAGTTGCAGATTTTGTGGTTCAAGAAGGACTCCTGAACAAAACCATTGTAGGACTCTACCGGATTCAGAATTTTGACCTCTGGGAAATATTCTGCAg gaaaaggaAACAGCTGATGAGGCTTCACGGTGTCCACAAATTCCCAGAGAGACGTCTTTTTCACGGAACTGAcgtcaaaaatgttcataacaTTTGCAAGTATAACTTTGATTTGCATTTAGCTGGACAGAATGGCCATGCATTTGGTACAG gaatcTATTTTGCCAGATGTGCatcatttgcagacaaatacagcCCGAGCTGCTCAGATCCTGTAGCTCTGTTCGGTGGGGCGACGCTCTCTGGAAactataaaatacagtttttggcACGGGTGTTGGTTGGGAAATCTCAGGTTGGACAACCTAATTTCAAAAAACCAGATCAtggaaaagctgaaaacaaacacaacagctgCGTAGATGATGTCAAACATCCCaaaatatttgtcatatttGATCCAAATCAGATTTATCCAGAATATCTGATTCAGTACCAATAA